From the Triticum urartu cultivar G1812 chromosome 4, Tu2.1, whole genome shotgun sequence genome, the window TGTTGGAATGTGGATACTCTGGTTCACTATCCCCAACCTCTTCCTGTACTGCAGCGATTGAATAAGCTGCATCCAAATCAGCTGGGCGTTGCACTGCTACCACCATCCCGACAGTGGGCTTTTGGCCATCGACAAAACGTGTGGTATAATGCAGCATATCAGGCTCAGGCTCATATGCTGTCAGCTGATCCATCATCTCTGAAAACTGATTTATGTACGCTTCCACAGACCCTGTCTGACGCAGTCTATACACTTTGCGCACAAGTATTTGATGCTGATTTCGCCCAAAGCGAGCAAGGACAGCGGCACAAAACTCATTCCACGATGAACAAATAAACTTCTGTTGAACTGATGAGAGCCAACGTGCTGCTGGGCCTTCAAACTTCATAGCTGCTACTGCAATCCAGAGGTCAGGATCTGTATCGAACATATCAAAGTAATCCACACATCTCGTCCGCCATAACTTGGGATTCTTTCCATCAAACCTCGGAAAATCCACTGATGGTGGTCGTCCATGCCCTGAATTTCCTGACGAAGACAACGCGCCATTCCGCCTCTCACGGTGTGACAGACTGGAGAAGGAAGAGGTCAGTCTGGGCAAATCAGCCATACCTCAAGCCGGTGGTGGAATATATGGCCCAGACAAGGCTGCACCCTTCGCCGCCATGGACGAACGGAACGCCTGCATGTTCCCTTCTGTCGCGCCCTTGGGAGAGCGCTCGCCCCCTTCTGCTTCATTGGGACGAGTCGTTGAACCCTTGGCGACGCACAGTTCCTGGATTTGCCTGAGGAGGTCCACTTTGGTGCCGTCGGTGTACGCTTGCATGTCGTTGACGGCTGTTTCCATCGCCGCCTCGATGGCCTTGTCGACGGCCGCCCCGACCGAGCGCGACACTGCTGCCTCAACTGCGCTGCCCACCGCCGCCACAATCATCGCCTCAAGCTCCTTCTGGTGGCGAAGATGGGTCGCCTCGCTTGCTTGTGTGACCGTCTCGTAGATCGCCTTGCCCTCCGAAGTGAGATTGTCCATGAGTTCCTGACGCCGgcgcgccaccgccaccgccagcCTAGTCTCGTGTGGATGCTCCATCGTGGGTGGGGAAAATTTTGGCTCTAAGTACCAATTCTTAACAACTAGCTAAAAATCTCAAGGGGATTGCCATGGAGGAAAGGGGATCAAGAGGGGAATTGCTTCAGTATACGAATTGGAGTAGCTTGTTACAGGTTCCTCCTCTTACAAGCTGACGGAAGAGCCGTTCAACCAATGGCCGAATGACACGGTAGCTAGGACACATCGATATATAGTTCACTTGACCCACTCATCGGATGCGTATCGCTGGGCCGGCTGTCTCAGTCGCTTGTCGAGCCGTACCAGCTCCTGGGCTTCGTTGGTTGGGCTGTCTCCTGTAGTAGCCCGTGGTTTAGCCTTAACAGCCTAGCCCTCGGgggaagtgggaaacaaatagaCACTCccattgggttcgggagtggggatgacctgcccttgagcaggcagcctgtgcgagatttcggcggttagatacctggcttcccttagctttttgatgtcctcctctatgacagaggaagccatccaccagccttgaaggtccgaagcgcttagcctgagccttgggtgttggaactcggggtgggggaagggaaggattgagcgcgagaagaaaagggcaggccttggcccctttataaagagggcgaata encodes:
- the LOC125553793 gene encoding uncharacterized protein LOC125553793, with the protein product MEHPHETRLAVAVARRRQELMDNLTSEGKAIYETVTQASEATHLRHQKELEAMIVAAVGSAVEAAVSRSVGAAVDKAIEAAMETAVNDMQAYTDGTKVDLLRQIQELCVAKGSTTRPNEAEGGERSPKGATEGNMQAFRSSMAAKGAALSGPYIPPPA